Proteins encoded in a region of the Halosimplex halophilum genome:
- a CDS encoding NUDIX domain-containing protein, with product MDEYAHVVNVDGVVARARGDGNGSEDGDEPADGTGALDDRTTEYLFVERSEAEDHAAGLLGLPGGKLEPEPGVDHAIESTVRREIAEEVGVTVGEVAYVCSGTFETDTGHQCLNVVTRCEYDGGEARVRDPEEVAAVHWLTLDELRAREDVPAFTETYVERAAAVRGSD from the coding sequence ATGGACGAGTACGCGCACGTCGTCAACGTCGACGGGGTGGTCGCGAGAGCGCGCGGCGACGGAAATGGATCCGAGGACGGAGACGAACCCGCGGACGGGACCGGCGCACTCGACGACCGGACCACGGAGTACCTGTTCGTCGAGCGGAGCGAAGCCGAGGACCACGCGGCCGGGCTTCTGGGGCTGCCGGGCGGGAAACTCGAACCCGAACCCGGCGTCGACCACGCGATCGAGAGTACGGTCAGACGCGAGATCGCGGAGGAGGTCGGCGTCACCGTCGGCGAGGTCGCGTACGTCTGCAGCGGGACCTTCGAGACGGACACCGGCCACCAGTGTCTGAACGTCGTCACGCGCTGCGAGTACGACGGCGGCGAGGCCCGCGTTCGCGACCCCGAGGAGGTCGCGGCGGTCCACTGGCTCACGCTGGACGAACTCCGGGCTCGCGAGGACGTGCCGGCGTTCACCGAGACGTACGTCGAGCGCGCCGCGGCGGTCCGCGGATCGGACTGA
- a CDS encoding DUF998 domain-containing protein translates to MADYDPLRPLVPPAVGLAAVLVAFGGVVYAMAAAPWFSPLYYALSDLGARGVPTAPIFNGALLVGGALGAGFVVAVLADTDHPIRKAGGIFALLAMLFMAFVGVFPLPHPLHGLVAVPFFLFLTLAVFLWGGGDYAAGRELRGLVLVLLGVLHVVSWTWWFLFPWFPPGIAIPELFGAAAFAVWGGWLAVEEFERVRVDRERL, encoded by the coding sequence ATGGCCGACTACGACCCCCTCCGTCCGCTGGTCCCGCCCGCCGTCGGGCTCGCGGCCGTCCTCGTCGCGTTCGGCGGCGTCGTCTACGCGATGGCCGCGGCGCCGTGGTTCTCGCCGCTGTACTACGCCCTCTCGGATCTGGGCGCGCGCGGCGTCCCGACGGCGCCGATCTTCAACGGTGCCCTCCTCGTCGGCGGCGCGCTCGGCGCCGGCTTCGTCGTCGCCGTGCTCGCCGACACCGACCACCCGATCCGGAAGGCCGGCGGCATCTTCGCCCTGCTCGCCATGCTGTTCATGGCGTTCGTGGGCGTGTTCCCGCTGCCGCACCCGCTGCACGGGCTGGTCGCCGTCCCCTTCTTCCTGTTCCTGACGCTCGCCGTGTTCCTGTGGGGCGGCGGCGACTACGCCGCCGGCCGGGAACTCCGCGGGCTCGTGCTAGTGTTGCTCGGCGTCCTGCACGTCGTCTCGTGGACCTGGTGGTTCCTGTTCCCGTGGTTCCCGCCGGGGATCGCCATCCCGGAACTGTTCGGGGCGGCCGCCTTCGCGGTGTGGGGCGGCTGGCTCGCCGTCGAGGAGTTCGAGCGGGTCCGCGTCGACCGCGAGCGGCTGTGA
- the dnaJ gene encoding molecular chaperone DnaJ, whose translation MSEDFYEVLGVSRDASEEEIQQAYREKAREYHPDVSDEDDAEEKFKKVKKAKEVLTDEEQRQMYDQLGHDRYVEADKHGATDNGGAGAGGMGGMGGMGGMGGGGGQGPFGDMSDIFETFFGGGGGRGDSNRPRQGRDLRTTLEIDLEDAYHGVEKELNVTRPDTCPDCNGKGHPPGTDSRQCPECNGRGQTTTTQQTPMGRVQQRQTCRHCEGEGTVYEETCSTCRGDGVVREDASLSVEVPAGIEDGQTLRMEREGAPGERGGPKGDLLIEVSVRDHPDFERDGADLHRQEPISFPQAVFGDTIEISTLDGAVELDVPAGTQSGETFRLSGKGMPRLRRRGDGDLYVQVQVVTPDDLNSEQREALEAFAEAGGEEVDVGQGFFEKIKDSF comes from the coding sequence ATGAGCGAGGACTTCTACGAGGTGCTGGGGGTCTCCCGGGACGCCAGCGAGGAGGAGATCCAGCAGGCCTACCGGGAGAAAGCCCGGGAGTACCACCCCGACGTGAGCGACGAGGACGACGCCGAGGAGAAGTTCAAGAAGGTCAAGAAGGCCAAGGAGGTCCTCACCGACGAGGAACAGCGCCAGATGTACGACCAGCTCGGCCACGACCGCTACGTCGAGGCCGACAAGCACGGTGCCACCGACAACGGCGGCGCCGGCGCCGGCGGCATGGGGGGAATGGGCGGTATGGGCGGCATGGGCGGCGGAGGCGGCCAGGGCCCCTTCGGCGACATGTCCGACATCTTCGAGACGTTCTTCGGCGGTGGCGGGGGTCGCGGCGACTCCAATCGCCCCCGCCAGGGTCGGGACCTGCGAACCACCCTGGAGATCGACCTCGAAGACGCCTACCACGGCGTCGAGAAGGAGCTCAACGTCACCCGGCCGGACACCTGTCCGGACTGCAACGGGAAGGGCCACCCGCCGGGCACCGACTCCCGGCAGTGTCCCGAGTGCAACGGCCGCGGGCAGACCACGACCACCCAGCAGACGCCGATGGGCCGCGTCCAGCAACGGCAGACCTGCCGCCACTGCGAGGGCGAGGGCACCGTCTACGAGGAGACCTGTTCGACCTGCCGCGGCGACGGCGTCGTCCGCGAGGACGCCTCCCTCTCCGTCGAGGTGCCCGCCGGCATCGAGGACGGCCAGACCCTCCGCATGGAGCGCGAGGGCGCCCCCGGCGAGCGCGGCGGCCCCAAGGGCGACCTCCTCATCGAAGTCTCCGTTCGGGATCACCCCGACTTCGAGCGCGACGGCGCGGACCTGCACCGCCAGGAGCCCATCTCCTTCCCGCAGGCGGTCTTCGGCGACACTATCGAGATCTCGACGCTCGACGGCGCCGTCGAACTCGACGTGCCCGCCGGCACCCAGAGCGGCGAGACCTTCCGCCTCTCCGGCAAGGGGATGCCCCGCCTGCGCCGCCGGGGCGACGGCGACCTCTACGTCCAGGTCCAGGTCGTCACCCCCGACGACCTCAACAGCGAACAGAGGGAAGCCCTCGAAGCCTTCGCCGAGGCCGGCGGCGAGGAGGTCGACGTGGGCCAGGGCTTCTTCGAGAAGATCAAAGACAGTTTCTAA
- a CDS encoding cupin domain-containing protein, with product MERVAFDEPTDGPTAGVDRRGLSDPLATDGVAINRYRIPPGEGFPSGLHTHADQEEVFVVLDGTATFETLPGRDPDDPGGSNTARSGRVVTVPAGEAVRFAPGEYQSGDNRGDDDLVALAIGAPRETTDVRVPVRCPDCGEADFALDAAGDALSFRCPACGAERVPAPCPDCGRDALTLALDDGGAVVAACDGCGAAFDSPPFRD from the coding sequence ATGGAACGCGTCGCGTTCGACGAGCCGACCGACGGACCGACCGCCGGCGTCGACCGCCGCGGGCTCTCCGACCCGCTGGCCACCGACGGCGTCGCGATCAACCGCTACCGGATCCCGCCCGGCGAGGGGTTCCCGAGCGGGCTCCACACCCACGCCGACCAGGAGGAGGTGTTCGTCGTCCTCGACGGCACCGCGACGTTCGAGACGCTCCCCGGTCGGGATCCCGACGACCCGGGCGGGTCGAATACCGCCCGGAGCGGCCGGGTAGTCACCGTCCCCGCGGGCGAGGCGGTCCGGTTCGCCCCCGGCGAGTACCAGTCGGGGGACAACCGCGGCGACGACGACCTGGTCGCGCTCGCTATCGGCGCGCCGAGGGAGACCACCGACGTTCGCGTGCCCGTCCGCTGTCCCGACTGCGGCGAGGCTGACTTCGCCCTCGACGCCGCGGGCGACGCGCTGTCGTTCCGGTGTCCCGCCTGCGGCGCCGAGCGCGTCCCGGCGCCGTGCCCGGACTGCGGGAGGGACGCGCTGACGCTCGCGCTCGACGACGGCGGCGCGGTCGTCGCGGCGTGCGACGGCTGCGGCGCGGCGTTCGACTCGCCGCCGTTCCGCGACTGA
- a CDS encoding DUF5789 family protein yields the protein MPDDRAGRDKQARDEANRQRTRAMLEELERGDETEPPVDERELADLETELDAVTFPATGLELVEAVGYHTVESEGETHDLAELLPRSEREAYDSPEAVRARVQRPTVAAAMRRIVEAADELRGVEFGSSQYEGYERTFRELRAIDAVDDDEGIPVVADWIVERIREKERLPGSRDVRRRAAKFCRSNGYEVRNDEWLGV from the coding sequence ATGCCAGACGACAGAGCGGGGAGAGACAAGCAGGCCCGGGACGAGGCGAACCGACAGCGAACGCGGGCGATGCTGGAGGAGCTCGAACGCGGCGACGAGACCGAACCGCCGGTCGACGAGCGCGAACTGGCGGACCTCGAAACCGAGCTCGACGCGGTGACGTTCCCGGCGACGGGGCTGGAGCTCGTCGAGGCGGTCGGCTACCACACCGTCGAGTCCGAGGGGGAGACCCACGACCTGGCGGAGCTGCTCCCGCGGTCCGAGCGCGAGGCGTACGACTCGCCCGAGGCGGTCCGCGCGCGCGTCCAGCGCCCGACGGTCGCCGCGGCGATGCGACGGATCGTCGAGGCGGCCGACGAACTCCGGGGCGTCGAGTTCGGGAGTTCCCAGTACGAGGGGTACGAGCGGACCTTCCGGGAGCTCAGAGCCATCGACGCCGTCGACGACGACGAGGGGATCCCGGTCGTCGCCGACTGGATCGTCGAGCGCATCCGCGAGAAAGAGAGACTCCCGGGGTCCCGGGACGTGCGGCGGCGGGCAGCGAAGTTCTGTCGGTCGAACGGCTACGAGGTCCGCAATGACGAGTGGCTCGGTGTGTGA
- a CDS encoding Rieske (2Fe-2S) protein: MATESTDGPDGYEAAADLDALREDGRAVTTVGGHSIALFHHEGEVYGVDNRCPHMGFPLSKGTVEDGLLTCHWHHARFELSCGDTFDIWADDVQTFPTAVREGTVYVDPDPETDVAPEVHWRNRLVDGMAENLSLVLAKSAIHLDGLGEGFATPLETAVDFGTKYRADGWGRGLTTLGAMANLYDEVDHDEKQRAMFVGVREVASNCAGEPPRFDQYALDNEDLSKDRLKSWFRETCEVRDADGAERCLRAATATLPPEDLAEILVAAATDHLYMNSSHTVDFINKAFETLDHVGWEKAPDVLAATVDTITDGSRAEETSSWRQPVDVAELCFDADGDIAELSAAGAGESWERPDDFVDRLLGDDPHAIDEALRDAVRNGATTEQLAHAVAVAALRRVAHFATSNEFGDWNTVHHTFSFANAVERLAGRTDADDLYRACWQGAMSVYLDRFLNQPKAPLPEVGAGEGDDPAELRERLLETFDEQGRVDEAGRIVSRHFDAGGDPDRLKRTMAEGLLREDAGFHTLQNVEGGFAQFESAESDRERRLALIAPARYMAAHFPTRREAEQTFTIAERLYRGENIHEAADD, translated from the coding sequence ATGGCAACGGAGTCCACGGACGGGCCGGACGGCTACGAGGCGGCGGCCGACCTCGACGCGCTCCGCGAGGACGGGCGGGCGGTGACGACGGTCGGCGGTCACAGCATCGCGCTCTTCCACCACGAAGGGGAGGTGTACGGGGTGGACAACCGCTGTCCGCACATGGGGTTTCCCCTGTCGAAGGGGACCGTCGAGGACGGGCTGCTGACGTGTCACTGGCACCACGCGCGGTTCGAGCTGTCCTGCGGGGACACGTTCGACATCTGGGCCGACGACGTGCAGACGTTCCCGACGGCGGTCCGCGAGGGCACGGTGTACGTCGACCCCGACCCCGAGACGGACGTGGCACCGGAGGTCCACTGGCGCAACCGACTCGTCGACGGCATGGCCGAGAACCTCTCGCTCGTGCTCGCCAAGAGCGCGATCCACCTCGACGGCCTCGGCGAGGGGTTCGCGACCCCGCTGGAGACGGCGGTCGACTTCGGGACGAAGTACCGCGCCGACGGCTGGGGGCGCGGGCTGACCACGCTGGGCGCGATGGCGAACCTCTACGACGAGGTCGACCACGACGAGAAACAGCGGGCGATGTTCGTCGGCGTCCGCGAGGTGGCGAGCAACTGCGCGGGCGAGCCCCCCAGGTTCGACCAGTACGCGCTGGACAACGAGGACCTCTCGAAGGACCGCCTGAAGTCGTGGTTCCGCGAGACCTGCGAGGTCCGCGACGCGGACGGCGCGGAGCGCTGCCTGCGGGCGGCGACCGCCACGCTCCCGCCCGAGGACCTCGCCGAGATCCTCGTCGCCGCCGCGACCGACCACCTCTACATGAACAGCAGCCACACGGTCGACTTCATCAACAAAGCGTTCGAGACGCTCGACCACGTCGGCTGGGAGAAGGCGCCGGACGTGCTGGCGGCGACGGTCGACACGATCACCGACGGCTCCCGCGCCGAGGAGACGAGTTCCTGGCGCCAGCCGGTCGACGTGGCCGAACTCTGTTTCGACGCCGACGGCGACATCGCCGAGCTCTCGGCGGCGGGCGCCGGGGAGTCCTGGGAGCGGCCCGACGACTTCGTCGACCGGCTGCTCGGCGACGATCCCCACGCCATCGACGAGGCGCTCCGGGACGCGGTCCGGAACGGTGCGACGACCGAGCAACTGGCCCACGCGGTCGCCGTGGCGGCGCTCCGGCGGGTCGCGCACTTCGCGACCAGCAACGAGTTCGGCGACTGGAACACGGTCCATCACACCTTCTCGTTCGCCAACGCGGTCGAGCGGCTCGCGGGCCGCACCGACGCCGACGACCTGTATCGCGCGTGCTGGCAGGGGGCCATGTCGGTCTACCTGGACCGCTTCCTCAACCAGCCGAAGGCGCCGCTCCCCGAGGTCGGCGCCGGCGAGGGCGACGACCCCGCGGAGTTGCGCGAGCGGCTGCTGGAGACCTTCGACGAGCAGGGTCGCGTCGACGAGGCCGGGCGGATCGTCTCCCGCCACTTCGACGCCGGCGGCGATCCCGACCGGCTGAAGCGGACGATGGCCGAGGGGCTCCTGCGGGAGGACGCCGGCTTCCACACCCTCCAGAACGTCGAGGGCGGGTTCGCGCAGTTCGAGAGCGCCGAGAGCGACCGCGAGCGGCGGCTGGCGCTGATCGCCCCCGCGAGGTACATGGCCGCGCACTTCCCGACCCGACGGGAGGCCGAGCAGACGTTCACCATCGCCGAGCGGCTGTATCGGGGCGAGAACATCCACGAGGCGGCGGACGACTGA
- a CDS encoding GAP family protein, which yields MSFLTVLPLAVVMVAGPQFLSAVFLATSRDWRRNSALFVSGAAVSISAVVALTYLLGGVSAVGGEGSNGPLSTVVVVLIVAAMISTFLGRAESEPPKWMGKLERASPRFSFRLGFLLLGVFPTDIVTSVAVGSYLAANDLPLVDAAPFVALTLLLLALPSLAVALLGARAETLLPRVRDWMHDSAWVVNEVVLAFFLVLVLT from the coding sequence ATGAGCTTCCTCACGGTACTCCCGCTCGCGGTCGTGATGGTCGCCGGACCGCAGTTCCTCAGCGCCGTCTTCCTGGCGACGAGTCGCGACTGGCGGCGCAACTCCGCGCTGTTCGTCTCCGGGGCGGCGGTCTCCATCTCGGCGGTGGTCGCGCTGACCTACCTCCTCGGCGGCGTGTCAGCGGTCGGGGGCGAGGGGTCGAACGGCCCGCTCTCGACGGTGGTGGTCGTGCTGATCGTCGCGGCGATGATATCCACGTTCCTCGGGCGCGCGGAGTCCGAGCCGCCGAAGTGGATGGGGAAACTGGAGCGGGCCTCCCCGCGCTTTTCCTTCCGGCTCGGCTTTCTCCTGCTCGGCGTGTTCCCGACCGACATCGTCACGTCGGTCGCCGTCGGGTCCTATCTCGCCGCGAACGACCTCCCGCTGGTCGACGCCGCCCCGTTCGTCGCGCTTACGCTGCTGTTGCTCGCGCTTCCCTCCCTCGCGGTGGCGCTGCTCGGCGCTCGCGCCGAGACGTTGCTCCCCCGCGTCCGCGACTGGATGCACGACAGCGCCTGGGTCGTCAACGAGGTCGTCCTCGCGTTCTTCCTCGTGTTGGTGCTCACCTGA